One region of Ptiloglossa arizonensis isolate GNS036 chromosome 8, iyPtiAriz1_principal, whole genome shotgun sequence genomic DNA includes:
- the LOC143150470 gene encoding cilia- and flagella-associated protein 276, which produces MEEVTYIRNPYPVPDVVREGTWIRRPVLGSKVSPKDKRWSANLKSHERLFAHHTLNSIRKDARLMRFEVPKDALDLALTTVYVHSKDTLVPKVYVAMQPETLGQKTWRVLKNEIAVYKRSTLLKDVDDDPVSLLLCRELCYRGPVPERRIHPSNVKLNITGPHSVQSNPGYSRKIDGTFYSI; this is translated from the exons ATGGAGGAAGTGACTTATATACGAAATCCTTATCCCGTGCCGGATGTAGTGCGCGAAGGAACGTGGATACGACGACCTGTACTGGGTAGTAAAGTTTCGCCGAAGGATAAACGTTGGAGCGCCAACTTAAAATCTCACGAACGCCTCTTTGCTCATCATACTCTGAATAGTATACGGAAAGACGCTAGACTTATGAGATTCGAG GTACCGAAGGATGCTCTTGATTTGGCGTTGACGACCGTATACGTTCACAGTAAAGACACACTGGTGCCGAAAGTGTACGTCGCCATGCAACCGGAAACATTGGGCCAGAAGACTTGGCGTGTTCTGAAAAACGAGATCGCG GTTTACAAGAGGTCAACATTGTTGAAAGATGTCGACGATGATCCGGTGTCATTGCTACTCTGTAGAGAGCTCTGTTATCGTGGCCCAGTGCCAGAGAGGAGAATTCATCCGAGTAACGTGAAATTAAATATCACTGGTCCACACTCGGTTCAATCTAATCCCGGATACAGTCGCAAAATCGACGGAACTTTTTACAGTATTTAA